In one Cygnus atratus isolate AKBS03 ecotype Queensland, Australia chromosome 14, CAtr_DNAZoo_HiC_assembly, whole genome shotgun sequence genomic region, the following are encoded:
- the LCP2 gene encoding lymphocyte cytosolic protein 2 → MDPRNIPYRSEVATWNPDELAEYFKTLKYKDCEKVVRKHSISGQRFLNMSENDIQKFPKLRVPIVSKLSQEINRNEGRMSFFPKWGQTQKCPENPGYSQEDGGWSSFDEDDDYESPDDDQEKEDEADYESPTGEPEEAEHDSDGYEPPPSNNDEAHHNVIFPAKSLANNTDYIDRPSTARSSHQPPVPPQRPGPSTVPASFGGRGASMPPFPPLPSNNDLTRDRNIKPSKPPAPSIDRSTKPPLDRLAPPFEREAPISGRKPGYPEKPLTPQLRSLGEQLAMMPKPPVPPSDRYERGNPTPLRKQTPVKQGWPQQKRPEEEEDTAPQRAVPQLSLPPYSSNTFPSKSIKPLPKPGSNSMPGAESARSLSASGSLPPRFPLGNNSRSPSRGTADIRPPLPIPSRQTAQHTNTEEDEDSLNDEWYVAYISRPEAEAALRKINKDGTFLVRDSSRKTATHPYVLMVLYRDKVYNIQIRYQEQNQIYLLGTGLKGKEDFSSVADIIDYFQRTPLLLIDGKDRGSRNQCMLTYAAGHI, encoded by the exons ATGGATCCGCGAAACATTCCCTACCGTTCAGAGGTGGCTACATGGAACCCAGATGAATtagcagaatattttaagacG TTAAAGTATAAGGACTGTGAGAAAGTTGTGAGAAAGCACAGCATAAGTGGACAACGGTTTTTG AACATGTCTGAAAATGATATTCAGAAATTTCCCAAACTCAGAGTGCC AATTGTAAGTAAATTAAGtcaagaaataaacagaaatgaaggaaggatgtctttctttccaaaatg GGGCCAAACACAAAAGTGTCCTGAAAATCCAG GATATAGTCAAGAAGACGGTGGCTGGTCTTCATTT GATGAAGATGATGACTATGAAAGCCCTGATGATGaccaggaaaaggaagatgaggCTGACTATGAATCACCAACAGGAGAGCCTGAGGAAGCAGAACATGACAGTGATGGCTATGAGCCACCTCCATCCAATAATGATGAAGCACACCACAATGTCATATTTCCTGCCAAATCCCTTGCAAACAACACAGATTATATAG acagacCTTCAACAGCCAGATCATCACATCAGCCTCCAGTACCACCCCAGCGACCTGGCCCGTCCACAGTACCAGCCTCATTTGGGGGAAGAGGTGCTTCT atgccaccttttcctcctcttccaagCAACAATGACTTGACTAGAGACAGAAATATCAAACCTTCAAAAC CCCCAGCTCCTTCTATAGACAGAAGCACGAAACCCCCACTGGATCGCCTTGCTCCACCATTTGAAAGAGAAGCCCCAATATCAG gGAGGAAGCCAGGCTATCCTGAGAAG CCTCTGACTCCACAGCTAAG ATCCCTGGGAGAACAGCTAGCAATGATGCCAAAACCTCCTGTCCCACCAAGCGACAGATATGAAAGAGGCAATCCAACTCCTCTAAGGAAGCAAACTCCTGTCAA gCAGGGTTGGCCACAACAAAAGAGACCTGAA GAAGAAGAAGACA cCGCACCCCAAAGAGCAGTGCCACAGCTATCTTTGCCCCCATACAGCTCCAATACATTCCCATCAAAATCTATCAAGCCTCTACCTAAGCCAGGATCCAACAGCATGCCTGGTGCAGAAAG TGCTAGAAGCCTGTCTGCAAGTGGCTCTCTACCACCTCGCTTCCCTCTAG GCAACAACAGCAGATCTCCTTCAAGAGGGACAGCTGATATAAGACCTCCATTGCCCATTCCTAGCAGACAGACTGCTCAGCACACAAACACCGAGGAAGATGAG GATTCATTAAATGATGAATGGTACGTTGCTTATATTAGCCGgccagaagcagaagcagctcttcGAAAAATAAACAAG gATGGAACCTTCTTGGTAAGAGACAGCTCAAGAAAAACTGCTACTCATCCATATGTACTGATGGTGTTGTACAGAGATAAAGTATACAACATCCAGATTCGTTACCAGGAGCAAAATCAGATATATTTGTTAGGAACTggcttaaaaggaaaagag GATTTTTCATCTGTAGCAGACATCATTGATTACTTCCAAAGAACACCTCTTCTTCTGATTGATGGAAAAGACAGGGGTTCAAGAAACCAGTGCATGTTAACATACGCTGCAGGACATATTTAA